The genomic interval TTATAATATGGTCCATAGAGGGAAAAATATTACATACTCTCAGGTCATCTCTTTCTGCTAACCATGTAGCCTTTTCTCCGGATGGTAAAACCCTAACAATTGCTTCCAGTATGGGAGAAATCTGGTCTACAGAAGGAAAATCACTGCATAGATTAAGAGATCACTTTTCAACCATAAATCAGGTAAGTTATTCTCCGGATGGAAAGGCTCTAGCAACAGCATCCAGCGATAATACCGCTAAGATATGGTCAGTAGACGGAAAGCTTCTTCATACATTGACAGAACATACAGGTTCTGTAGAATCTATCGTTTTTTCCCCTGATGGTAAAACTCTGGCTACTGCATCTACGGATAAAACAGCTAAGATATGGTCATCTGAGGGAGAACTTCTACACACTCTAAAAGGACATACGGATTGGATAAAATATGCTGCTTTTACTCCGGATTCTAAAACCCTCATTACAGTATCTATAGATGGAACAGCCAAATTCTGGTCTTGCAGAGATGCAAGTCTGATTCGAAGTATATCCATTCTGGGTACAATTATAAAGGTTGATACGAATAAGAAGTTACTTCTAACAAAAGAAAGTTCTGCCGGAAAGATTCATTTCTATAACTACGAAACAGGTCAGCATCTTCTTAGTCAGATGCTTTCTGATAATGGCGAGTCTCTCTCCTACACTCCTGACGGACGATTTGACTATACCGATGAAAAAGTCAAAGAGTTTGTTTCGTATCAGGTAGCCGGGAAGTTTTTAGACCTGCCCGATATGGAAGAACACTACCGGGTGCCGGATCTCTTCGAAAAGGTATTAAAGGGAGAAATTAAACCGAGGGATGAAGTAGCAATAGTTGAAATGGTAGAGGACCTGCCGGAAGTGAAAATTCATTACCCCGGCACGGAAGATTTAGTAAAGGACGAACAGTCAGAGATGATGTTTGAAGTCAAGGGGAAAACAAGAGTCGCGAGGGTGGAAGTCTATGTGAATGGGAATAAGGTGGATACTTCTAAAACAGAAAGAGAAGAAGACCCATATGGAGAAAGTAAGGACTTACAGAAGCATTTCTCTATGAGGGTAAATGTAAACCTGCTTCCCGGCAATAATGATATAAAGATACTGGCTTATAACGAATACAATATTCCTTCTCCGAAGACTATGGAAATCGTTCGACAGATACCTGAGAAAGTAAAGCCACCCAAATTGTTTGTTTTGAGTATAGGAGTAAATGAATACAGCAAAGACCCGGCGAGAAATTTGACCTACAGTGTTCCCGATGCAGAAGCCATAGCCGAAGCTTTTCAAAAGCAAAAAGACGCGGGATTATATAGCGAAGTGGAAGTAAAGCTTTTGACCTATAAAGATAAAAATAACAGGCCCACAAGAGAGAATATTCTGAAAGCCTTAGATGAGATAATCCAAAAAGCCCATGCCTCTGATGTGGTTACGATTTATTATAGCGGTCACGGCATGAGTGCAAACTTTGGAGGAAAGAGTTTGTTCTACCTTTTACCCGAGGACTTTGATTGGAGTTTAAACCCGGAATCGGCGATAACGGCCAAGAATAGCGGTGTGGATGCTGACCTGATAGGAGACAAGCTTGCACAGATTCGTTCTCAGAAAGTAGTTCTCATCATTGATGCCTGTCACTCCGGCAATGTGGGAGTAGCCCTTGCCTCCCGTAGCGATGATAAGAAAGAAGAAACCAAACGTGGCCTGAAACGACTTGCCAACGGAAGCGGACGCTATATCTTTACAAGCTCTGCGGGAGACGAAAAGTCGAGAGAATCCAAAGAACTCGGACACGGGCTTTATACCTACGTTTTACTCAATGCTTTAGGTTATAAAACCAGAGAGAAAAAAGAGGATGCAGCGAATCTTGTAGAGAAAGATGGGATGATTTCTATGTCGGAGCTGGGTGCTTACATCCAGTCCAAGTTTGCAGAACAAACCAAACCATTCTTGCAGGACGTAATCCAGACACCCCTGCCCATGCAGAGTCTCGGACGATATGGTTATAGTTCACGGGTGAACGATTTTCCGCTGGTGAAGGTGGGAGAATAAAATGAGAAAGACAATCGTATATATCATCATCACAATATTCAGCTATGCTTCTGTATTCGCACAGGAGAAGGATGTAATTACCAAAGAAAATGCGAATAAGAAACTTATAGACTGTTCTATTCAGGGTAAACTGCACTGTGTGAAGGAGGCTCTCGAAAAGGGTGCGGATGTAAATACAGCAAGTAAAGAAGTATTAAAATCTCCCAAATTTTATACTCAGGATAATTTGCTATATTCTAAATATAAAACTCCGCTTATAATCGCTTCCTATGAAGGTCATATAGATATCGTAAAGTTTTTATTGGAAAAGAAAGCGGATATAGATAGACCAGATATGAATGCTAACACTGCTTTAATGGGTTAGCCTAGTTACGTTTTAGTGGACACATACTACGCAGCCATTTCCTCATATTCTGTGGGAGTTTTATATCCTAAAAAAGAATGCGTTCTTTGTCGATTATAAAATATTTCAATATAATCAAAAAACTCTTTTTTTGCATCTTCCAGATCGTAAAACACATTTACTTCCATTTCTCTTTTTAAGGTACTGAAGTATGATTCAGCCACTGCATTATCCCAGCAGTTTCCTTTTCTACTATTACTTCTTATTATTTTATTTTCAATTAACTTGATTCTTGTCTTTCGCGAGCAATAATTAGATCCACGATCCGTATGGAAAATAAGCCCACGTCCTGGTCGACGAGACCGTATTGCCTTA from Leptospiraceae bacterium carries:
- a CDS encoding ankyrin repeat domain-containing protein yields the protein MRKTIVYIIITIFSYASVFAQEKDVITKENANKKLIDCSIQGKLHCVKEALEKGADVNTASKEVLKSPKFYTQDNLLYSKYKTPLIIASYEGHIDIVKFLLEKKADIDRPDMNANTALMG